Proteins co-encoded in one Corylus avellana chromosome ca9, CavTom2PMs-1.0 genomic window:
- the LOC132192286 gene encoding probable mannitol dehydrogenase yields the protein MAKSPEQEHPKKAFGWAARDTSGVLSPFKFSRRATGEEDVTFKVLYCGVCHSDLHMTTNDWGMSIYPLVPGHEMVGEVTEVGSKVKKVKVGDKVGVGCVVGACHSCENCTNDLEVYCPDMILTYSTIYHDGTITYGGYSDTMVANERYIIRFPENVSLDASAPLLCAGITVYSPLKYFGFAEVGKHIGVVGLGGLGHLAVKFAKAFGAKVTVISTSISKKEEALEHLGADSFLLSRDQEQVQAAKSTMDGIIDTVSASHPILPLIELLKTNGKLVLLGAPEKPLELPVFPLLMGRKTVAGSATGGLKEIQEMVDFAAKHNITADTELISMEYVNTAMERLAKGDVRYRFVIDIGNTLAATKP from the exons ATGGCGAAATCACCGGAGCAAGAGCACCCGAAGAAGGCCTTTGGATGGGCCGCCAGGGACACTTCGGGGGTCCTCTCACCCTTCAAATTCTCCAGAAG AGCAACGGGAGAGGAAGACGTTACGTTCAAAGTTCTGTATTGTGGGGTATGCCACTCGGACCTTCACATGACCACCAACGATTGGGGCATGTCCATTTACCCACTTGTTCCTGG GCACGAAATGGTTGGGGAAGTGACAGAAGTGGGGAGCAAGGTGAAAAAAGTTAAAGTAGGAGACAAAGTGGGCGTTGGATGCGTTGTTGGTGCGTGTCATTCCTGCGAGAATTGTACCAATGATCTCGAAGTTTATTGTCCAGATATGATACTTACCTATAGCACCATTTACCACGACGGAACAATCACGTATGGAGGCTACTCTGACACAATGGTAGCTAACGAGCGCTACATCATTCGCTTCCCTGAAAATGTCTCACTTGATGCTAGTGCTCCGCTACTTTGCGCCGGGATCACAGTTTACAGTCCCTTGAAATATTTTGGTTTTGCCGAGGTTGGTAAGCATATTGGAGTTGTCGGCCTAGGTGGGCTTGGTCATCTAGCTGTTAAATTTGCAAAGGCTTTTGGGGCTAAAGTGACGGTGATTAGCACCTCCATTAGCAAGAAGGAGGAAGCTTTGGAACATCTTGGTGCTGACTCATTTTTGCTTAGTCGTGACCAAGAACAAGTTCAG GCTGCCAAGAGTACAATGGATGGTATCATTGATACCGTATCTGCTTCACACCCCATTTTGCCATTAATTGAGCTATTGAAGACCAATGGGAAACTTGTTTTGCTGGGTGCACCAGAAAAGCCGCTTGAGCTACCCGTCTTTCCTCTGCTTATGG GGAGGAAGACGGTTGCGGGAAGTGCCACCGGAGGACTAAAGGAGATACAAGAAATGGTAGACTTTGCAGCAAAACATAACATCACGGCAGACACAGAGCTTATTTCAATGGAGTACGTGAACACGGCCATGGAGCGCCTTGCTAAGGGTGATGTTCGATACCGATTTGTCATTGACATTGGAAACACCTTGGCTGCTACCAAACCCTGA
- the LOC132162380 gene encoding uncharacterized protein LOC132162380 — translation MRVEELVGSLQTFELLLPQSKTSKNVALKIKTPKEKSRDSSSEDSGDDEKIALIVRKFQKIFKPRSENFKGRDHKKSVNAKHEGRENSQDRNVFDQKEKFSRGRKCHECGGIGHIRVDCGNLKKLKGVQDVSEYESDNEYDLQTAYNQMFQEFNNLSQLNKKSVKRLKEVETENENLIEKIRFLEKELDESKSHLNKFSSVKLDKMLHDQKSSNDRSGLGFEKFVSSKSNAASTSKIMFFKPKMKEVDTKSDCLPKDVSLDKKRKVQFKIPQKKVSESKFIPTCHYCGIIGHTRPNCFQLRVTYPWSTQNAPRKDEPGIGKQLLVLTAQVKLISEKLATISNCSDLKNFPLKTDKVQKNQVWVKKKDNLCLVVHTALSVLNSCLWYLDSACSRHMTGDKTLFKELKAGRSGNITYGDGSKSKTKCHKVSIDIGELWHQRLGHLNYHDLVKIAKKEAINDLPKINYLEKGKCGPCQLGKQTRNPHKKTSGICTSRNLELLHMDLMGPTRTASLGGKKYILVIVDDYSRYTWISLLKEKSEAFDQATVLFKRIQVEQNCSIQRIRSDHGREFENSSFEEFYKNFGIKHEFSSPITLQQNGVIERKNRVIQEMARVMIHSKNLAQHFWGEAVNTAYHIINRVFLYPTTDKTPYELWRGKKPTVKYFRVFGSKCYILRDRESLEKFEAKSDVGIFLGYSTTSRASRVYNTRTKVVMESINVVIDDESITDQTEGEQAEVNA, via the exons atgagagtagaGGAACTTGTAGGTTCACTGCAAACCTTTGAGCTTTTGTTACCCCAGTCAAAAACCTCAAAAAATGTTGCTCTCAAGATCAAAACTCCTAAAGAAAAATCTAGGGATTCATCCAGTGAGGATTCAGGAGATGATGAAAAAATTGCCTTGATTGTTAggaagtttcaaaaaattttcaaacctaGATCTGAGAATTTTAAAGGTAGGGATCATAAAAAATCTGTGAATGCTAAACATGAAGGTAGAGAAAATTCCCAAGACAGAAATGTCTTTGATCAGAAAGAAAAATTTTCTCGTGGTCGTAAGTGTCATGAGTGTGGAGGTATTGGTCATATTCGTGTTGATTGTGGGaatttgaaaaagttaaaag GTGTGCAAGATgtttctgaatatgaatctgataaTGAGTATGATCTTCAAACTGCTTATAATCAAATGTTTCAGGAGTTTAATAATCTGAGTCAGCTGAATAAAAAGAGTGTGAAGAGACTGAAAGAAGTAGAGACAGAGAATGAAaacttaattgaaaaaattaggTTCCTAGAAAAAGAGTTGGATGAGTCAAAAAGTCATCTTAACAAATTTTCAAGTGTTAAACTTGATAAGATGTTACATGATCAAAAGTCTTCAAATGATAGGTCTGGATTAGGTTTTGAGAAGTTTGTATCTTCGAAATCAAATGCTGCTTCTACttcaaaaattatgttttttaaaccCAAGATGAAAGAAGTAGATACTAAGTCTGATTGTTTACCTAAAGATGTGTCTCTGGATAAGAAGAGAAAAGTTCAGTTCAAAATTCCTCAAAAGAAAGTGTCTGAATCTAAGTTTATTCCCACCTGTCATTACTGTGGAATCATTGGACATACTCGTCCAAACTGTTTTCAGCTTAGAGTAACATATCCATGGTCTACACAAAATGCTCCCAGGAAAGATGAACCTGGGATTGGCAAACAATTGCTGGTGTTAACTGCTCAAGTAAAACTTATCAGTGAAAAATTAGCTACTATATCTAATTGTTCTGATTTGAAAAATTTTCCTCTCAAAACtgataaagttcaaaaaaatcaagtttgggttaaaaagaaagataatctATGTCTGGTTGTTCATACTGCCTTAAGTGTGCTTAATTCATGTTTGTGGTATTTGGATAGTGCATGTTCTAGACATATGACAGGTGACAAGACATTGTTCAAGGAGCTCAAAGCAGGCAGAAGTGGAAACATTACCTATGGGGATGGTAGTAAGTCTAAG ACTAAATGTCACAAAGTTTCTATAGACATTGGAGAATTGTGGCATCAGCGGTTGGGACATTTGAATTATCATGATCTAGTGAAGATAGCTAAGAAAGAAGCTATAAATGATTTACCCAAAATCAACTATCTGGAGAAAGGAAAATGTGGACCATGTCAGCTTGGAAAGCAAACAAGAAATCCACATAAGAAAACCTCGGGTATTTGTACATCCAGAAACTTGGAGCTTCTTCACATGGATCTTATGGGTCCGACACGGACAGCTAGCTTGGGAGGAAAGAAATACATTCTAGTAATTGTGGATGATTACTCACGGTACACCTGGATCAGTCTACTTAAAGAGAAATCTGAAGCATTTGATCAAGCCACTGTGTTGTTTAAAAGGATACAAGTTGAACAAAACTGCTCTATACAGAGAATTAGAAGTGATCATGGCAGAGAGTTTGAAAATTCCAGTTTTGAAGAATTCTACAAAAATTTCGGAATTAAACATGAGTTTTCTTCTCCTATTACTCTGCAACAGAATGGGGTCATTGAGCGAAAAAATAGAGTGATTCAAGAAATGGCTCGGGTTATGATCCACTCTAAAAATTTAGCTCAacatttttggggagaagcaGTTAACACAGCATATCATATCATAAATCGTGTGTTTCTCTACCCCACAACAGACAAAACTCCATATGAACTTTGGAGAGGGAAGAAGCCAACAGTGAAGTACTTCCGAGTGTTTGGGAGCAAGTGCTATATTCTTCGTGATAGAGAAAGCCTGGAAAAGTTTGAAGCCAAGAGTGATGTAGGGATTTTTCTTGGATACTCCACTACTAGTCGAGCTAGTAGAGTATACAATACCAGGACAAAAGTGGTTATGGAATCGATTAATGTTGTAATTGATGATGAATCGATCACTGATCAAACTGAGGGGGAGCAAGCTGAAGTTAATGCTTAA
- the LOC132192152 gene encoding probable mannitol dehydrogenase, translating into MAKSPEQEHPKKAFGWAARDTSGVLSPFKFSRRATGEEDVTFKVLYCGVCHSDLHMTTNDWGMSIYPLVPGHEMVGEVIEVGSKVKKVKVGDSVGVGCVVGACHSCENCTNDLEIYCPDMILTYSTVYHDGTITYGGYSDTMVANERYIIRFPENVPLDASAPLLCAGITVYSPLKYFGFAEVGKHIGVVGLGGLGHLAVKFAKAFGAKVTVISTSISKKEEALEHLGADSFLLSRDQEQVQAAKSTMDGILDTVSASHPILPLIELLKTNGKLVLLGAPEKPLELPVFPLLMGRKTVAGSATGGMKEIQEMVDFAAKHNITADTELIPMEYVNTAMERLAKGDVRYRFVIDIGNTLAATKP; encoded by the exons ATGGCGAAATCACCGGAGCAAGAGCACCCGAAGAAGGCCTTTGGATGGGCCGCCAGGGACACTTCGGGGGTCCTCTCACCCTTCAAATTCTCCAGAAG AGCAACGGGAGAGGAAGACGTTACGTTCAAAGTTCTGTATTGTGGGGTATGCCACTCGGACCTTCACATGACCACCAACGATTGGGGCATGTCCATTTACCCACTTGTTCCTGG GCACGAAATGGTTGGGGAAGTGATAGAAGTGGGGAGCAAGGTTAAGAAAGTTAAAGTAGGAGACAGTGTGGGCGTTGGATGCGTTGTTGGTGCATGTCATTCCTGCGAGAATTGTACCAATGATCTCGAAATTTATTGTCCAGATATGATACTTACCTATAGCACCGTTTACCACGACGGAACAATCACGTACGGAGGCTACTCCGACACAATGGTAGCTAACGAGCGCTACATCATTCGCTTCCCTGAAAATGTCCCACTTGACGCCAGCGCTCCACTACTTTGTGCCGGGATCACAGTTTACAGTCCCCTGAAATATTTTGGTTTTGCCGAGGTTGGTAAGCATATTGGAGTTGTCGGCCTAGGTGGGCTAGGTCATCTAGCTGTTAAATTTGCAAAGGCTTTTGGGGCTAAAGTGACAGTGATTAGCACCTCCATTAGCAAGAAGGAGGAAGCTTTGGAACATCTTGGTGCTGACTCATTTTTGCTTAGCCGTGACCAAGAACAAGTTCAG GCTGCCAAGAGTACAATGGATGGTATCCTTGATACCGTATCTGCTTCACACCCCATTTTGCCATTAATTGAGCTATTGAAGACTAATGGGAAACTTGTTTTGCTGGGTGCACCAGAAAAGCCGCTTGAGCTACCCGTCTTTCCTCTGCTTATGG GGAGGAAGACGGTTGCGGGAAGTGCCACCGGAGGAATGAAGGAGATACAAGAAATGGTAGACTTTGCAGCAAAACATAACATCACAGCAGACACAGAGCTTATTCCAATGGAGTACGTGAACACAGCCATGGAGCGCCTTGCTAAGGGTGATGTTCGATACCGATTTGTCATTGACATAGGAAACACCTTGGCTGCTACCAAACCCTGA